ACTATTACATAGAAAAATACCCTGAGCTAGTTACTTTAGCTGAACAAAAAGGCTTTGCAAGATTGTTTTCGCTCACTGAGTCTACCCCCAGTAACGAGTTTGATCGGGAGATGTTACCTTACCTGTCAGATCCCTTTCGCGGTACTACTGAGCGATGGGTACTTGGATCTGGTGAATCTTCCCTGACACTAGAATATCGTGCTGCGATCGATGCCCTCAATGCGGCAAAGCTTTCTCTTGAAGACGTTGAACTTATAATTGTTGCCTCAGTCTGGCCGGAACAAATTGGATTTGGCAATGCCGCCTTCCTTGCCCGCCAACTAGGTTTTCAGGGTGCTGCCTGGAATCTTGATGCAACTTGCGGAAGTACTCCGGTTGCTCTTCAAACTGCCTGTGCCTTGGTCAAAGCAGGAGAATATCGCAATGTGCTAGTAGTCATTTCATGTACGTACTCCCGCTTTTTTGACGATGATGATACCTTCCGGTGGTTTACTAGTGATGGTGCTGGGGCTTTTGTTGTTGGTTCACTAGAACCTAATCAGGGTATCCTTGGCACAAAGACCGTTCATACTGGTGCATTGTGTGAAGTTCTCTTTGCTGAACTCACACAAGACGAGCAAAAAAATCCGCGAATCCGTATGCAAACGGGTAAGGGCGCAAAAGCTTTAGGTCAAACAGCAGCAGAGTTTCTTCGTCAATGTTGTGAGGGTGCTGTTGCTGCTGCTGGTGTAACCCTCGAACAAATAGACTTTTTTCTTTTTAATACACCTACGGCTTGGATAGCAAGCTTTTGCACGCACATACTGGGTATTGACCCAAAGCGTACAATCAACCTTTACCCTCAATACGCAAATATTGGCCCAGTACTCACTGTGGCAAATTTGTATCATGCTGCACAGTTGGGCAAGATTCGTGAAAACGATCTGGTTCTCATTTATGGTTCTGGGGCAGTGGGTGTTGCCTCTGCAAGTGTGATGCGCTGGGGAAATGTAGCACTGGGTTCTGATCCCCTGAATAAAAATGACTCGACAGTAGAAGCTGCTGAAAATAGGAGCTTTCTTTCTTGTTAAAATTCTCTATTAAAGCTCAATACGCTTGGGTTAAGGGCTACTGGCAACAATTTTGGTTTTTATAGACGCGATGAATCGCCGTCTCTACAAGTGTTTTAGGGTTATCTGAACTGTATTGTATTAAAGCCTAGAAGGCATCTTTAAAAGATAAAAATGCAAAAACAAATTTTAGCAATAGGAATTTTTTTATCTATCTTGTTTCCGTTTAAAGTCTCGGCACAAAATTATAGCGATATTTATGTCTTCGGGGACAGCTTCTCTGATACAGGTAATGTCTTCAATGCCACGAATGGAGCTATTCCCCCAAGTCCCACCTACTTTAATGGACGTTTTTCTAACGGCCCAGTCTGGGTAGAATATCTCGCATCTGATTTAGGGTTAAGTTACAATCCCAAAACTAACTTTGCTTTTGGTGGCGCGACTACGGGAGATCAAAACATTGGACTAGCTACTTTACCTGGATTACAACAACAGATCAACAGCTTTACGTCGGCAAATCAATTTGCCAACCCAAATGCCCTCTATATTATTTGGGCTGGTACTAATGATTATATTAATTACTTTTTCGGTACAGTTCCTAACCCTAC
This Nostoc sp. C052 DNA region includes the following protein-coding sequences:
- a CDS encoding 3-oxoacyl-ACP synthase III family protein, which produces MVYSSVGIRSLALSLPSIRRTNDYYIEKYPELVTLAEQKGFARLFSLTESTPSNEFDREMLPYLSDPFRGTTERWVLGSGESSLTLEYRAAIDALNAAKLSLEDVELIIVASVWPEQIGFGNAAFLARQLGFQGAAWNLDATCGSTPVALQTACALVKAGEYRNVLVVISCTYSRFFDDDDTFRWFTSDGAGAFVVGSLEPNQGILGTKTVHTGALCEVLFAELTQDEQKNPRIRMQTGKGAKALGQTAAEFLRQCCEGAVAAAGVTLEQIDFFLFNTPTAWIASFCTHILGIDPKRTINLYPQYANIGPVLTVANLYHAAQLGKIRENDLVLIYGSGAVGVASASVMRWGNVALGSDPLNKNDSTVEAAENRSFLSC